One Alicyclobacillus vulcanalis genomic region harbors:
- a CDS encoding MFS transporter translates to MTTWKRTLAILWCANFCAAAGMSQIIPFIPLYLAELGLHTERSIDHWSSWVFSAQFVTSFIFQPVWGSLADKYGRKPMLLRAGFGMGVMTALMGLVGAPWQLLVLRLVNGVFSGFIAMAISLQASVTPAENAGRALGTLQTGNIAGSLIGPLVGGLLAEWLDFRGCFFFTGAMLVLASVIVLIFVHEPKTQGRVRVKTKGSWRSLVGLWPVFLGSFMTQLAMMSIEPIVTIFTRSIYQGVHLTLAAGLVVATSGIANLVGTPTLGRLGDRVGQERVLLLAFLGAACAFLPQALAHALWLLLVGRFLLGLFVGGMLPSLQALVRKLAPEDKQATAYGLNSSATFFGNLVGPLIGGQVAAMYGIRSVFYVTMALLLLNAAVIGFNRRRLVPHRADEV, encoded by the coding sequence ATGACGACCTGGAAGCGGACGCTCGCCATCCTGTGGTGCGCGAACTTCTGCGCCGCCGCCGGGATGAGCCAGATAATCCCGTTCATCCCGCTCTACCTGGCGGAGCTCGGGCTGCATACGGAGCGAAGCATCGATCACTGGTCGAGCTGGGTGTTCTCTGCGCAGTTCGTGACGTCGTTCATCTTTCAACCGGTGTGGGGCTCGCTCGCGGACAAATACGGGCGCAAGCCGATGCTCCTTCGCGCGGGATTCGGCATGGGTGTGATGACGGCGCTCATGGGGCTCGTCGGAGCCCCATGGCAGCTGTTGGTCCTGCGGCTCGTGAACGGAGTGTTCTCGGGATTCATCGCCATGGCCATCTCGCTCCAGGCCTCCGTCACGCCTGCGGAAAACGCGGGGCGGGCGCTCGGCACGCTCCAAACGGGCAACATCGCGGGTTCGCTCATCGGGCCGCTCGTGGGCGGTCTTCTGGCTGAATGGTTGGACTTTCGCGGCTGCTTCTTCTTCACGGGCGCGATGCTCGTTCTGGCGAGCGTGATTGTGCTCATCTTCGTGCACGAGCCCAAGACACAGGGGCGAGTCCGGGTCAAGACCAAGGGCTCGTGGCGGAGCCTGGTTGGGCTTTGGCCCGTCTTTCTCGGGTCCTTCATGACGCAGCTCGCCATGATGAGCATCGAGCCCATCGTGACCATCTTCACGCGGAGCATCTACCAGGGCGTCCACCTGACGCTCGCCGCTGGGCTCGTGGTGGCCACGAGCGGCATCGCCAATCTGGTGGGCACGCCCACGCTCGGCAGGCTCGGCGATCGCGTCGGGCAGGAGCGCGTCCTCTTGCTCGCCTTCCTCGGTGCGGCTTGCGCGTTTCTCCCGCAGGCGCTCGCCCACGCGCTGTGGCTTTTGCTCGTCGGCCGGTTCTTGCTGGGCCTGTTTGTGGGCGGCATGCTCCCGTCCCTCCAGGCGCTTGTGCGCAAACTCGCGCCGGAGGACAAGCAGGCGACGGCGTACGGCCTCAACTCGAGCGCGACCTTTTTCGGCAATTTGGTCGGCCCGCTCATCGGTGGGCAGGTCGCCGCGATGTACGGCATCCGATCCGTGTTCTATGTCACGATGGCGCTTTTGTTGCTGAATGCGGCCGTGATCGGGTTCAATCGGCGCCGCTTGGTGCCACACCGCGCGGATGAGGTTTAG
- a CDS encoding WecB/TagA/CpsF family glycosyltransferase, with translation MAVQGFAKDVVDVLGVRFHRVTMAEAVEKILFWTTDGGHHLVVTAGPEFVMQCQRQEALLRLVNSADLVTADGIGVVWAARRKGRPVPERVTGVELVPHVLTEAMRRHQALRVYLLGATAASLEACLTRLQASYPTHAFAGHHGYFQHPDLERILEDIRAFRPHLLLVGMGQPRQELFLRDVMGKLPPLVGMGVGGSIDVWGGTVRRAPEAFRRTNLEWLYRLITEPRRFRRQLALPRFAWRVITSPTRQDGP, from the coding sequence GTGGCAGTTCAAGGATTTGCCAAGGACGTCGTGGACGTGCTCGGCGTCAGGTTCCACCGCGTGACCATGGCGGAGGCGGTGGAGAAAATCCTCTTCTGGACGACGGACGGCGGCCATCACCTGGTGGTGACGGCCGGGCCGGAATTCGTCATGCAGTGCCAGCGGCAGGAGGCGCTGTTGCGCCTCGTGAACTCGGCCGATCTCGTCACGGCCGATGGCATCGGCGTCGTTTGGGCGGCCCGCCGAAAGGGCCGGCCTGTGCCCGAGCGCGTGACGGGTGTCGAACTCGTGCCGCACGTCTTGACGGAGGCGATGCGGCGCCATCAAGCGCTTCGGGTCTACCTTCTCGGCGCCACGGCGGCGTCTCTCGAGGCGTGTTTGACGCGGCTGCAAGCGTCGTATCCGACACACGCGTTTGCGGGCCATCACGGTTACTTTCAGCACCCGGATCTCGAGCGGATTCTAGAAGACATTCGAGCCTTCCGGCCCCATCTGTTGCTTGTCGGCATGGGTCAACCGCGCCAGGAATTGTTTTTACGAGATGTCATGGGCAAGCTCCCGCCGCTCGTCGGGATGGGCGTAGGCGGGTCCATTGATGTGTGGGGCGGGACCGTCCGCCGGGCTCCGGAGGCCTTCCGGCGCACGAATCTGGAGTGGCTGTATCGGCTCATCACTGAGCCGCGGCGTTTCCGCCGCCAGCTTGCGCTGCCTCGGTTCGCGTGGCGGGTGATCACGTCGCCAACGCGGCAGGACGGGCCGTGA
- the metK gene encoding methionine adenosyltransferase, protein MAQRRLFTSESVTEGHPDKICDQISDAVLDEILTYDPHARVACETSVTTGLVLVIGEITTNCYVDIPKVVRRTISEIGYTRAKFGFDAETCAVITSIDEQSPDIAQGVNRALEVRHMTDAEIDEIGAGDQGLMFGFACDETPELMPLPISLAHRLARRLAEVRKSGELPYLRPDGKTQVTIEYEGDRPVRVDTIVISTQHDEQTTLQTVERDMVERVIRPIVPAEWLDERTKYLINPTGRFVIGGPQGDAGLTGRKIIVDTYGGYARHGGGAFSGKDPTKVDRSAAYAARYVAKNIVAAGLAKKCEIQLAYAIGVARPVSISVDTYGTGQVSDERIVEIVREVFDLRPAAIIRDLDLRRPIYRQTAAYGHFGRTDIDLPWERTDKAEDIRRLAFQ, encoded by the coding sequence TTGGCACAGCGACGCCTGTTTACCTCGGAATCCGTGACGGAAGGTCACCCGGACAAGATTTGTGATCAAATCTCCGACGCAGTGCTGGACGAGATTTTGACATATGATCCGCACGCGCGCGTCGCGTGCGAGACGTCGGTCACGACGGGGCTCGTGCTGGTCATCGGTGAAATCACGACGAACTGCTACGTCGATATCCCGAAGGTGGTGCGCCGCACCATTTCCGAAATCGGCTATACGCGGGCGAAGTTCGGCTTTGATGCGGAGACCTGCGCCGTCATCACGTCCATCGACGAGCAGTCGCCGGACATCGCGCAGGGCGTGAATCGGGCGCTTGAAGTTCGGCACATGACGGATGCCGAGATCGACGAAATTGGCGCGGGCGACCAAGGGCTGATGTTTGGGTTTGCCTGCGACGAGACGCCGGAGCTGATGCCGCTGCCCATCTCGTTGGCCCATCGCCTGGCGCGGCGGTTGGCCGAGGTTCGGAAGAGCGGCGAGCTCCCCTATCTGCGCCCGGATGGCAAGACGCAGGTGACCATCGAGTACGAGGGCGACCGCCCCGTGCGGGTGGACACGATTGTCATCTCGACGCAGCACGACGAGCAGACCACGCTTCAGACGGTGGAGCGCGACATGGTGGAGCGGGTCATCCGCCCCATCGTCCCCGCGGAATGGCTCGATGAGCGCACGAAATACCTGATCAACCCGACGGGGCGGTTTGTCATCGGCGGGCCGCAGGGCGATGCGGGACTCACGGGCCGCAAAATCATCGTCGACACGTACGGCGGGTATGCGCGCCACGGGGGCGGCGCCTTCTCCGGCAAGGACCCGACGAAGGTCGACCGCAGTGCCGCGTACGCCGCGCGCTACGTGGCGAAAAACATCGTCGCGGCGGGGCTCGCCAAGAAGTGCGAGATTCAGCTCGCCTACGCCATCGGCGTGGCGCGGCCCGTCTCCATCTCGGTGGACACGTATGGAACCGGACAGGTGAGCGACGAGCGGATTGTCGAGATCGTCCGCGAAGTGTTCGATCTGCGACCGGCTGCCATTATTCGCGATCTCGACCTTCGCCGGCCGATCTACCGCCAGACGGCGGCGTACGGCCACTTTGGCCGCACGGACATCGATCTGCCGTGGGAGCGGACGGATAAGGCGGAAGACATCCGCCGGCTGGCGTTCCAGTGA
- a CDS encoding phospho-sugar mutase — METVTKAQQAYEQWLQQPHLPEDLRAELERIRGKDDEIEDRFGADLDFGTGGLRGVMGAGLNRMNVYTVRRATAALALHLQARGEDAVRRGVAIGYDVRHNSPVFAETVALTLAAFGIRAYLSPVVCPTPELSFAVRDLGCAAGVMITASHNPPKYNGYKVYNEHGGQILEDDARDIKARMETIQDVFAIDHLTREEAEKRGLLTAIPASLRAKYIETVVREVRDPRIRDERSGLSIVYTPLHGTGNIPVREALRAAGYTNVHLVQEQVEPDGDFSTVKSPNPEEQEALSLGVKLAEDLGAHLVMGNDPDCDRVGIAVRDGSGRLQLLTGNQVGALIVHYLCERHRDLGGQGLPPIVFKTIVTSDMGKHIAESYGVHVEETLTGFKYIGDRITRHEADGTYRLLAGYEESYGYLVSPIVRDKDGVQGALVIAEMAAWHLAHGRTLVDVLRSLYETYGWFGDKLVNVELEGHDGVDRMKRALNDLRQRPLEVPGLELVAVEDYLARERRFPASGRTEPLTLPVSDVQKFIFEGGHWAAIRPSGTEPKMKMYFGVRGRSEAERDELLDKLVRALSARARME; from the coding sequence ATGGAAACGGTGACAAAGGCGCAACAGGCCTACGAGCAGTGGCTGCAGCAACCGCATCTGCCTGAGGACCTTCGCGCGGAACTCGAGCGCATCCGGGGCAAGGACGACGAAATCGAGGATCGCTTCGGGGCCGATCTCGACTTTGGCACCGGCGGCCTGCGCGGCGTGATGGGCGCAGGGCTGAACCGAATGAACGTGTACACGGTGCGGCGCGCCACCGCGGCGCTGGCCCTTCATCTCCAGGCCCGCGGCGAGGACGCCGTCAGGCGCGGCGTGGCCATTGGCTACGATGTCCGCCACAACTCGCCCGTGTTCGCGGAGACGGTCGCTTTGACCCTTGCGGCGTTTGGCATCCGGGCCTACCTGTCGCCCGTGGTCTGCCCTACGCCAGAGCTGTCGTTTGCCGTGCGAGATCTGGGGTGCGCGGCCGGCGTCATGATCACCGCGAGCCATAACCCACCCAAATACAACGGCTACAAGGTCTACAACGAGCATGGCGGCCAGATCCTCGAGGACGATGCGCGCGACATCAAGGCGCGCATGGAGACGATTCAGGACGTGTTCGCCATCGACCACCTGACGCGGGAAGAGGCAGAGAAGCGCGGGCTGCTCACCGCGATCCCCGCTTCCCTGCGCGCCAAGTACATCGAGACCGTCGTGCGCGAGGTGCGAGATCCGCGCATCCGCGACGAACGGTCCGGCCTGTCCATCGTCTACACGCCGCTCCACGGCACGGGCAACATCCCCGTGCGCGAGGCGCTGCGCGCGGCTGGCTACACGAACGTCCACCTCGTCCAGGAGCAGGTCGAACCCGACGGCGACTTTTCGACGGTCAAAAGCCCGAACCCTGAGGAGCAAGAGGCGCTTTCTCTCGGGGTGAAGCTCGCGGAGGATTTGGGCGCCCACCTCGTCATGGGCAACGATCCCGACTGCGATCGCGTCGGGATCGCCGTCCGCGACGGTTCAGGACGCCTTCAGCTGCTCACGGGCAACCAGGTGGGAGCGCTCATCGTGCACTACCTGTGCGAGCGACACCGCGACCTCGGGGGGCAAGGCCTTCCGCCCATCGTGTTCAAGACCATCGTGACGTCCGATATGGGCAAGCACATCGCGGAATCGTACGGCGTGCACGTCGAAGAGACCCTGACGGGCTTCAAGTATATCGGCGATCGCATCACGCGCCACGAGGCGGACGGGACGTATCGCCTGCTCGCCGGCTACGAGGAGAGCTACGGGTATCTCGTGTCGCCCATCGTCCGGGATAAGGACGGCGTGCAGGGCGCGCTGGTCATCGCGGAGATGGCGGCTTGGCACCTTGCGCACGGGCGCACGCTGGTGGACGTGCTGCGCTCGCTGTACGAAACGTACGGATGGTTCGGGGACAAGCTCGTCAACGTGGAACTGGAGGGGCACGACGGCGTCGACCGCATGAAGCGCGCGCTGAACGACCTGCGGCAGCGCCCGCTCGAGGTGCCGGGGCTGGAACTCGTGGCCGTGGAGGACTACCTCGCGCGCGAACGGCGGTTCCCAGCCTCCGGCCGCACCGAGCCTCTGACGCTGCCGGTGTCCGACGTGCAGAAGTTTATCTTTGAAGGCGGCCATTGGGCGGCCATTCGGCCATCGGGAACGGAGCCGAAAATGAAGATGTATTTTGGCGTGCGTGGCAGGAGCGAGGCGGAGCGGGATGAACTCTTGGACAAGCTCGTTCGGGCGCTCTCAGCGAGGGCGCGCATGGAATGA
- a CDS encoding helix-turn-helix domain-containing protein encodes MSIGETIRTLRTSRGLSQAELAGELISPERLNEIESGRALAPYPLLIQLADRLGASIDSLVGDADPHGLLQAAIHVAQYDIAAGHYSRARHMLTHLPEASFHTRGLAEYRLTLARALRGDGADAEAVQLLLPLAEAAEASGDARVAFYALRELGYAECDRGNVPAAVRLWKDALAHVDAIAASRAIPAAELRALTLQLYLHLDDLDPRDEGFDVPWKRTSLDPQPPLRAEFAPVAAAPEPSAPGSAAPDAAGSGPSSPAPGAAWAPPDRPHLAAALRWADGGSALFAMCEKLANEALCHLATDPSQARALADQATELLYVGRLAEMETALDARLGKAEGFSSRLQRAYLTTAVSPWSELAAFGDEIAERLEASDVERAALWMELARSIERLLPPAADVSAKRARLKLDLLALETAYLQRPQDRAALRQRLLEYEQSFPEWGETAVRMRACRLLVQWLAEARDFEQALRYVQKIDLLGREPRPQVPFVF; translated from the coding sequence GTGTCGATAGGAGAAACCATCCGAACCCTCCGCACATCGCGCGGTCTGAGCCAGGCTGAGCTGGCAGGAGAACTCATAAGTCCCGAGCGGTTGAACGAGATTGAATCGGGCCGGGCCCTGGCGCCGTACCCGCTTCTCATTCAGTTGGCGGATCGCCTGGGAGCGTCCATCGACAGCTTGGTGGGCGACGCCGATCCGCATGGGCTGTTGCAGGCGGCCATCCACGTCGCCCAGTACGATATCGCCGCGGGACACTACTCGCGCGCCCGGCACATGTTGACCCATCTGCCGGAGGCGTCGTTTCACACGCGCGGCCTGGCCGAGTACCGCCTGACGCTCGCCCGAGCCCTGCGCGGCGACGGGGCCGATGCGGAGGCGGTGCAGCTCCTCCTGCCCCTCGCCGAAGCCGCGGAAGCGTCAGGAGACGCGCGCGTCGCGTTCTACGCGCTGCGGGAGCTTGGGTACGCCGAGTGTGACCGCGGGAACGTCCCGGCCGCCGTTCGCCTGTGGAAGGACGCCCTGGCGCACGTGGACGCGATCGCCGCGAGCCGCGCCATCCCGGCGGCCGAGCTTCGCGCGCTCACCCTCCAATTGTACCTGCACCTCGACGATCTCGACCCGCGCGACGAAGGCTTCGATGTGCCGTGGAAGCGCACGAGCCTCGATCCGCAGCCGCCCCTGCGCGCCGAGTTTGCGCCTGTGGCCGCGGCGCCAGAGCCGTCGGCACCAGGTTCCGCCGCGCCAGATGCCGCAGGATCCGGTCCGTCATCGCCAGCCCCGGGGGCCGCGTGGGCCCCGCCGGATCGCCCGCATCTTGCGGCGGCCCTGCGATGGGCGGACGGGGGCTCGGCGCTCTTCGCCATGTGCGAAAAGCTCGCGAACGAGGCCCTCTGCCACCTTGCGACGGACCCGTCTCAGGCCCGAGCGCTCGCGGATCAGGCGACGGAACTCCTCTACGTCGGCCGGCTCGCCGAGATGGAGACGGCTCTCGACGCGCGGCTCGGGAAAGCGGAAGGCTTTTCTTCGCGGCTTCAGCGCGCCTACCTCACCACCGCGGTGTCGCCGTGGAGCGAGCTCGCCGCGTTTGGGGACGAGATCGCAGAGCGGCTGGAGGCAAGCGACGTCGAGCGCGCGGCGCTCTGGATGGAGCTGGCCCGGTCCATCGAGCGGCTGCTCCCGCCGGCGGCCGACGTGTCGGCCAAGCGAGCGAGGCTCAAGCTCGATCTGCTGGCCCTGGAAACGGCGTACCTACAGCGGCCGCAGGACCGCGCGGCGCTTCGCCAGCGGCTGCTGGAGTATGAGCAATCGTTCCCAGAATGGGGAGAGACGGCGGTGCGGATGCGAGCCTGCCGGCTGCTCGTTCAGTGGCTCGCCGAGGCGCGCGACTTTGAGCAGGCCCTTCGCTACGTGCAGAAGATCGACCTCCTCGGCCGCGAGCCTCGCCCACAGGTTCCCTTCGTGTTCTGA
- a CDS encoding response regulator has product MRSDLPIRVAIADDNAEYRLTLADLLAYEPDIEVVAVWANGHEVLRDLEQVRPDVLLLDITMPEVDGICVLKAAPLMTWHPKVVVLTMHEQSPVVLEAVRAGVSGYIVKDAPMEDLLRAIREAHEGRAMVHPQVMKAVLGEIERYAKPNDGWKDLLTAREFDVLCQMAAGKSNEQIAESLHITLKTAKNHVSHILAKLNVSDRSQAVLHAYRERWILPDRLT; this is encoded by the coding sequence ATGAGGAGCGACTTACCCATTCGCGTCGCGATCGCGGACGACAATGCGGAATACCGCTTGACCTTGGCAGATCTGTTGGCCTACGAACCGGACATCGAGGTCGTGGCCGTGTGGGCGAACGGCCACGAGGTGCTGCGAGATCTCGAGCAGGTGCGCCCCGACGTGCTGTTGCTCGACATCACGATGCCTGAGGTGGACGGCATCTGCGTGCTCAAGGCCGCGCCGCTCATGACCTGGCACCCGAAGGTCGTCGTGCTGACCATGCACGAGCAATCGCCGGTGGTGCTGGAGGCCGTTCGCGCGGGCGTGAGCGGCTACATCGTCAAGGACGCGCCGATGGAGGATTTGCTTCGGGCCATCCGCGAGGCGCACGAGGGCCGGGCGATGGTGCACCCACAGGTCATGAAGGCGGTGCTCGGGGAAATCGAGCGATACGCCAAGCCCAACGACGGGTGGAAGGACCTGTTGACGGCGCGCGAGTTCGACGTGTTGTGCCAGATGGCCGCGGGCAAGTCGAACGAGCAGATCGCCGAGTCGCTGCACATCACGCTGAAGACGGCCAAGAACCACGTGTCGCACATCCTGGCGAAGTTAAACGTGTCGGACAGAAGCCAGGCGGTGTTGCACGCGTATCGAGAGCGGTGGATTCTGCCGGATCGCCTGACGTGA
- a CDS encoding dienelactone hydrolase family protein codes for MALHTEWIRYGANGEYLGYLAHLDRLSDGQPAVIVFQEIWGVDEHIQDVTERFARAGYVALAPDLYAEGGKRKPGLEPEAIEAVKRFLDSVPPQAWHDAAARDRALETLPEPERTTVRHTFGQLFGGLNLDAYNAHLLAAAAFLRDTYPMSKGQPVVSVGFCMGGGLSARLATLDPKLAGAVIFYGQAPGKEQIPNIQCPVRGFYASLDPRITDAVPAFAEEMKKAGKDFQYRVYEGAHHAFFNDTRASYHAKAARSAFAEVLTFFNQVTGGV; via the coding sequence GTGGCACTGCACACGGAATGGATTCGATATGGCGCAAACGGCGAGTACCTGGGCTATCTGGCCCACCTCGACCGGCTGTCGGACGGGCAACCGGCCGTGATCGTGTTCCAGGAAATTTGGGGCGTGGACGAGCACATTCAGGACGTGACGGAACGGTTTGCCCGAGCGGGTTATGTCGCGCTGGCGCCAGACCTGTATGCCGAGGGGGGCAAGCGCAAGCCTGGCTTGGAGCCGGAGGCCATCGAGGCGGTGAAGCGGTTTTTGGACTCGGTGCCGCCCCAGGCGTGGCACGATGCCGCGGCCAGGGATCGCGCGCTTGAGACGCTGCCCGAGCCGGAGCGGACGACCGTGCGGCACACCTTCGGGCAGCTGTTTGGCGGACTGAATCTCGATGCGTACAACGCGCATCTTCTCGCGGCAGCGGCCTTCTTGCGGGACACCTATCCGATGTCCAAGGGCCAGCCGGTGGTCTCCGTCGGCTTCTGCATGGGCGGCGGTCTTTCCGCACGGCTTGCGACGCTCGATCCGAAGCTCGCCGGCGCGGTCATTTTTTACGGACAGGCGCCCGGCAAAGAACAGATTCCGAACATCCAGTGCCCGGTGCGCGGGTTCTACGCATCGCTCGATCCGCGCATCACGGACGCGGTTCCGGCGTTTGCCGAGGAGATGAAAAAGGCCGGCAAGGACTTTCAGTATCGCGTGTACGAAGGCGCGCATCACGCGTTTTTCAATGATACGCGCGCGTCGTACCACGCAAAAGCGGCGCGATCGGCGTTCGCAGAAGTCCTGACGTTCTTCAATCAAGTGACCGGAGGCGTATGA